A single region of the Amphiprion ocellaris isolate individual 3 ecotype Okinawa chromosome 4, ASM2253959v1, whole genome shotgun sequence genome encodes:
- the cplx2a gene encoding complexin 2, like, which translates to MNFVMKAALGGGPPDVGKMLGGEEKEEDPDAAKKEEERQEALRQQEEERKAKYAKMEAERESMRQGIRDKYGLKKREVAEAEAAAAAEEAAEGSLTRPKKAVPAGCGDEEEEESIMDTVMKYLPGPLQDMLKK; encoded by the exons atgaattttgtaaTGAAAGCTGCGCTGGGAG GAGGCCCTCCTGATGTCGGCAAAATGCTGGGtggggaggagaaggaggaggatccTGATGCAgcgaagaaagaggaggagcgACAGGAGGCTCtgaggcagcaggaggaggagaggaaggccAAATATGCCAAGATGGAGGCTGAGAGGGAAAGCATGAGGCAAGGCATCAGGGATAAG TATGGCTTGAAAAAGCGTGAGGTGGCTGAGGCTGAGGCAGCAGCCGCTGCAGAGGAGGCTGCAGAGGGCAGCTTGACTCGACCCAAGAAGGCCGTGCCGGCTGGCTGTGgcgacgaggaggaagaggaaagcaTCATGGACACGGTGATGAAATACCTGCCAGGTCCGCTGCAAGACATGCTGAAGAAGTAG